Proteins co-encoded in one Strix uralensis isolate ZFMK-TIS-50842 chromosome 2, bStrUra1, whole genome shotgun sequence genomic window:
- the ACE2 gene encoding angiotensin-converting enzyme 2: protein MLVHLWLLCGLSAVVTPQDVTQQAQMFLEEFNRRAENISYESSLASWNYNTNITEETARKMNEAGAKWSTFYEEASRNASSFPLAGIQDVLTRLQIQALQDRGSSVLSPEKYSRLSTVLNTMSTIYSTGTVCKITEPSECLVLEPGLDTIMANSTDYHERLWAWEGWRADVGRMMRPLYEEYVELKNEVAKLNSYSDYGDYWRANYEANYPEEYKYSRDQLVEDVEKTFEQIKPLYQQLHAYVRHRLEQVYGPELISSTGCLPAHLLGDMWGRFWTNLYALTVPYPARPNIDVTSAMVQKKWDAMKIFKAAEAFFTSIGLDEMTEGFWNNSMLTEPTDNRKVACHPTAWDLGKNDYRIRMCTKVTMDDFLTAHHEMGHIEYDMAYSVQPFLLRDGANEGFHEAVGEIMSLSAATPQHLKSLDLLEPTFQEDEETEINFLLKQALTIVGTMPFTYMLEKWRWMVFRGEITKQEWMKQWWEMKRAIVGVVEPVPHDETYCDPAVLFHVANDYSFIRYYTRTIYQFQFQEALCKAANHTGPLHTCDITNSRAAGQNLRQLLELGRSKPWTQALESVTGEKYMNAAPLLHYFEPLYKWLQKNNSGRYVGWKTDWAPYSGNAIKVRISLKSALGDQAYKWDESELFLFKSSIAYAMRKYFAEVKKQEVNFQITDIHVGEQTQRVSFYLTVSMPGNISDTVPKADVEDAIRMSRGRINEAFRLDDNTLEFVGILPTLATPYEPPVTIWLIVFGVVISLVVIGIIVLIITGQRDRKKRARESKSEAGSNCDEVNPYDEEGKSNMGFEPSEETQTSF, encoded by the exons AATGAGGCGGGTGCCAAGTGGTCCACCTTTTACGAAGAGGCCTCCAGGAATGCCAGTAGCTTCCCATTAGCTGGCATCCAGGATGTTCTCACCAGGCTCCAGATCCAGGCTCTCCAGGACAGAGGATCATCTGTGCTGTCACCGGAAAAATATAGCAGA CTGAGCACTGTGCTAAATACAATGAGTACCATCTATAGCACCGGGACCGTCTGTAAAATCACCGAGCCGTCTGAGTGTTTAGTGCTGGAGCCAG GTCTGGACACTATTATGGCTAACAGCACGGATTATCATGAGAGACTGTGGGCCTGGGAAGGCTGGAGAGCTGATGTTGGCAGGATGATGAGACCATTATATGAAGAGTATGTTGAACTTAAAAATGAGGTTGCAAAGCTTAATA GTTATTCTGACTATGGAGATTACTGGAGAGCAAATTACGAAGCAAACTATCCAGAAGAATACAAATACAGCCGTGACCAGCTGGTTGAAGATGTTGAGAAGACATTTGAGCAG atAAAACCTCTGTACCAGCAGCTGCATGCCTACGTGAGGCACCGGCTGGAGCAGGTCTACGGCCCCGAGCTCATCAGCTCCACGGGATGCCTCCCTGCTCACTTGCTGG GTGATATGTGGGGTAGATTTTGGACAAATCTGTATGCCTTGACTGTTCCCTATCCAGCCAGACCAAACATTGATGTAACTTCTGCAATGGTTCAAAAG AAATGGGATGCAATGAAAATATTCAAAGCTGCTGAGGCCTTCTTTACCTCCATTGGCCTTGACGAAATGACTGAGGGCTTCTGGAATAACTCCATGCTCACAGAGCCGACTGACAACAGGAAGGTTGCCTGCCATCCTACAGCATGGGATCTGGGGAAAAATGACTACAG GATCAGGATGTGCACCAAAGTGACGATGGACGACTTCCTGACGGCACACCATGAGATGGGCCACATCGAGTATGACATGGCATACTCTGTGCAGCCCTTCCTGCTAAGAGACGGTGCCAACGAGGGCTTCCACGAAGCAGTAGGTGAAATTATGTCACTTTCTGCAGCCACTCCTCAGCACTTGAAATCTCTTGACCTCCTAGAGCCAACTTTCCAAGAGGATGaag aaactgaaatcaaCTTTCTGCTCAAACAAGCACTAACGATTGTTGGAACAATGCCTTTTACTTATATGCTGGAGAAGTGGAGGTGGATGGTGTTTAGGGGTGAGATTACAAAGCAGGAATGGATGAAGCAGTGGTGGGAGATGAA GAGAGCAATAGTTGGCGTTGTTGAACCAGTCCCTCATGATGAAACCTATTGCGACCCTGCAGTGCTGTTTCATGTGGCCAATGATTACTCATTCATAAG GTATTACACCCGGACCATCTATCAGTTCCAGTTTCAGGAGGCACTTTGCAAGGCAGCTAACCATACGGGCCCTCTTCACACATGTGACATTACCAACTCCAGAGCAGCTGGTCAGAATTTGAG ACAATTGCTTGAACTAGGCAGATCCAAGCCCTGGACTCAAGCACTGGAAAGCGTAACAGGAGAGAAATACATGAATGCAGCGCCCTTGCTCCACTACTTCGAACCTTTATATAAGTGGCTGCAAAAAAACAATTCTGGCAGATACGTTGGTTGGAAAACAGACTGGGCTCCAT ATTCTGGCAATGCCATCAAAGTGCGCATCAGCCTGAAGTCAGCACTGGGGGACCAGGCG TATAAATGGGATGAAAGTGAGCTCTTCTTGTTCAAGTCATCCATTGCCTATGCCATGAGAAAATACTTTGCAGAGGTGAAGAAACAGGAAGTCAACTTCCA GATTACAGACATTCATGTTGGGGAACAGACACAAAGAGTCTCCTTCTACCTTACTGTCAGCATGCCAGGTAATATCAGTGATACTGTGCCCAAAGCTGACGTGGAAGATGCCATCAG GATGTCTCGAGGACGAATCAATGAGGCTTTCAGACTGGATGATAACACCCTGGAGTTTGTGGGCATACTTCCAACACTGGCTACACCTTATGAACCACCAGTCACCATCTGGTTAATTGTATTTGGGGTGGTCATTAGCCTGGTTGTCATTGGAATTATTGTCTTGATCATCACTGGGCAGAGAGATCGCAAAAA GAGAGCGAGAGAAAGTAAGAGTGAAGCAGGATCAAACTGTGATGAGGTGAACCCTTATGatgaagagggaaaaagcaaCATGGGTTTTGAGCCATCTGAAGAGACACAAACATCATTCTAG